The following proteins are encoded in a genomic region of Kosakonia oryzae:
- a CDS encoding amidase, translating into MKTVMNWQEWAAHDATALAERVQQGEISAAELAQQAQAAVSLINPQIGSVVELFADAIAAPQTDGTRLDGPFRGVPFLMKDLGPGVKNRLQEQGSKFMQGNRPAEDAFLTTQIRAAGLNIIGRTTTPEFGVCGSVENPEVYVTRNPWNPAYTTFGSSAGSCASVAAGIVPLAHATDGGGSIRIPAGSHGLIGLKSSRGVLSIAPALSDITGFVSTQGCVSRSVRDTARFIDSCRGGAPGEFMPYWESKQPYSEMIKHDPAPLRIAVSHEWGNYRSDAHFVSELERTVRLLEELGHHVEWVTPQVDFALAFEAQTTCYISNFAQFIQRLLEKKGLSSPPEDLVEPINIRLWQKGIDMSYSERWKMQDAFNTVSRDLGRFFQQWDMILTPTFSKPTPLLGEKKYLTLSDNPDVMDWFYNLWDIFSYTPLASLTGTAGISIPLSWQQSGIPLGMHFQTRQANDGQLLQLAAQLERALGGSFIRNTVPQVHVSR; encoded by the coding sequence ATGAAAACCGTCATGAACTGGCAAGAATGGGCAGCGCACGATGCCACTGCGCTGGCAGAACGGGTGCAGCAAGGTGAGATCAGCGCCGCCGAACTGGCCCAGCAGGCGCAGGCCGCCGTCAGCCTGATCAACCCGCAAATCGGTTCCGTGGTGGAACTGTTTGCTGATGCGATCGCCGCGCCGCAGACCGATGGCACGCGGCTCGACGGCCCGTTTCGCGGCGTGCCGTTTCTGATGAAAGATCTCGGCCCCGGCGTGAAAAACCGTTTGCAGGAGCAAGGCTCGAAATTTATGCAAGGCAACCGCCCGGCGGAAGATGCGTTTCTCACCACGCAAATCCGCGCCGCCGGGCTGAACATTATTGGCCGCACCACTACGCCGGAGTTTGGCGTTTGCGGCTCGGTGGAAAACCCAGAAGTTTATGTGACCCGCAACCCCTGGAACCCGGCCTATACCACTTTCGGCTCGTCGGCCGGTTCTTGCGCCTCAGTCGCGGCGGGAATCGTACCGCTGGCGCATGCTACGGACGGCGGCGGCTCGATTCGCATCCCGGCGGGTTCCCACGGGTTGATTGGGCTAAAAAGTTCGCGCGGCGTGTTATCCATCGCCCCGGCGCTTTCCGATATTACCGGCTTTGTTTCCACGCAGGGCTGCGTCAGCCGCAGCGTTCGCGACACGGCGCGGTTTATCGACAGTTGCCGGGGCGGCGCACCGGGCGAGTTTATGCCCTACTGGGAAAGCAAACAGCCCTACAGCGAGATGATTAAGCACGATCCTGCACCGCTGCGTATTGCCGTCTCCCACGAGTGGGGCAACTACCGTTCCGATGCACATTTTGTCAGCGAGCTGGAGCGCACCGTGCGTTTGCTGGAAGAGCTGGGCCACCATGTTGAATGGGTAACGCCGCAGGTTGATTTCGCGCTGGCGTTTGAGGCGCAAACGACCTGCTATATCAGCAACTTTGCGCAGTTTATTCAGCGTCTGCTGGAGAAAAAAGGGCTGAGTTCGCCGCCGGAGGATCTGGTGGAGCCGATCAACATTCGTCTCTGGCAGAAAGGCATTGATATGTCCTACAGCGAACGCTGGAAAATGCAGGACGCCTTTAACACCGTATCGCGCGATTTGGGGCGTTTTTTCCAGCAGTGGGATATGATCCTGACGCCGACATTCTCCAAACCGACGCCACTGCTGGGCGAGAAAAAATACCTGACGCTGAGCGATAACCCGGATGTGATGGACTGGTTCTATAACCTGTGGGATATCTTTTCTTACACCCCGCTCGCCAGCCTGACCGGAACCGCCGGGATCTCGATCCCGCTCTCCTGGCAGCAGTCCGGCATTCCGCTGGGCATGCATTTTCAAACCCGCCAGGCCAACGACGGCCAGTTGTTACAGCTCGCCGCCCAGCTTGAACGCGCGCTCGGCGGCAGCTTTATCCGCAACACGGTGCCGCAGGTACACGTGAGCCGGTGA
- a CDS encoding cupin domain-containing protein: protein MSANTAVPFVIRNFNTIEMEHFVRPPLYESLGGSLTKGTAASKLGASIDTLPPGKRCCPFHLHHAQEEMFIVLNGRGTLRIGEEERAIEEGDVICVPPGKAWPHQIINTSDQPLRYISISTMESPEICEYPDADKFLARARINGKEDFRRVDFRGEGVDYWEGEK, encoded by the coding sequence ATGAGTGCGAATACCGCTGTACCCTTTGTTATCCGCAACTTTAATACCATTGAGATGGAACATTTTGTTCGCCCGCCGCTGTATGAATCCCTGGGCGGTTCGCTGACCAAAGGCACCGCCGCCAGCAAGCTTGGCGCGTCAATCGATACGTTGCCGCCGGGTAAACGCTGCTGCCCGTTTCATCTGCATCATGCGCAGGAAGAGATGTTTATCGTGCTGAACGGGCGTGGAACACTGCGTATTGGCGAGGAGGAGCGGGCGATTGAAGAGGGTGATGTGATCTGTGTTCCACCGGGAAAGGCATGGCCGCATCAGATTATCAACACCTCCGATCAACCGTTACGCTATATCTCGATCAGCACCATGGAAAGCCCGGAAATTTGCGAATACCCCGACGCTGATAAATTCCTCGCCAGAGCGCGCATTAACGGGAAAGAAGATTTTCGCCGGGTTGATTTTCGCGGCGAGGGCGTGGATTACTGGGAAGGGGAAAAGTAA
- a CDS encoding LysR family transcriptional regulator yields MQLRALRYFSQVAKSSSLRDAADKLFVAPGAVTRQIDILEHHYGAPLIERTPRGIKLTREGEFLAQAVDATLRELDAVKERISSTQSVVSGTVRICAAESLIAAFIAPVICTFRQRYPAVSFDIDIGSAPHVAEQLISGHADVALAFYMPVSAELQVTHYCALQHKVLMAAHHPLAKKSLLTLTDLARHPLAIPPASYAVRQLLESAARRENLHFDLCYIASSLEVQKALARQGLALLILPQLNVNDTTGHEDFVAVPLADPLMGTVKVDLCLPRQRTLSMATRIFHQMLAEQIDRQNGSFQY; encoded by the coding sequence ATGCAATTACGCGCGCTGCGCTATTTTAGCCAGGTAGCGAAATCCAGTTCGTTGCGTGATGCCGCTGATAAATTGTTTGTCGCGCCGGGGGCCGTCACGCGGCAAATCGATATTCTGGAACACCACTATGGCGCACCGCTGATCGAGCGCACGCCGCGCGGTATCAAACTGACGCGGGAAGGGGAATTTCTCGCCCAGGCCGTGGATGCCACCTTACGCGAACTGGATGCGGTAAAAGAGCGCATCTCCAGCACGCAAAGTGTGGTGTCCGGCACGGTGCGTATCTGCGCGGCAGAGAGCCTGATCGCTGCGTTTATCGCGCCGGTTATCTGCACCTTCCGCCAGCGTTATCCTGCGGTTTCGTTTGACATTGATATTGGCAGTGCGCCGCATGTCGCCGAACAATTAATCAGCGGTCATGCTGATGTGGCGCTGGCGTTTTATATGCCGGTCAGCGCGGAGCTGCAGGTGACGCACTACTGTGCGTTGCAGCACAAAGTGTTGATGGCAGCGCACCATCCGCTGGCGAAGAAAAGCCTGCTGACGCTCACCGATCTTGCCCGTCATCCGCTGGCTATTCCGCCTGCCAGCTATGCGGTGCGGCAACTGCTCGAATCCGCCGCCCGGCGGGAGAATCTGCATTTTGATTTGTGTTATATCGCCAGTTCGCTGGAAGTGCAGAAAGCGCTGGCGCGGCAAGGGCTGGCGCTGTTGATCCTGCCGCAACTGAACGTTAACGACACCACCGGGCACGAGGATTTTGTCGCCGTGCCGCTGGCGGATCCGCTGATGGGCACAGTGAAAGTGGATCTCTGCCTGCCGCGCCAGCGCACGCTGTCGATGGCGACGCGTATCTTCCATCAAATGCTGGCTGAACAAATTGACAGGCAGAATGGGTCGTTCCAATACTGA
- a CDS encoding 3-oxoacyl-ACP synthase III family protein, which translates to MSIHPKYTCSPGHARLISTGVYLPEGRVSSRELMEQLDSPQRFGLNRNWLARLTGVRERCVAADHLQPSDLAVRAVRDALARAEIKLDDIDALIFAGVFRDFHEPATAHIVAHKLGANIPTAFDVSNACHSFEDALHIMDGLIAAGQVKYGLIVTGETSYRMRHEAINRLQQTTDRELFMELCAGLNVGDCGAAMIVGAKKDPHVGFMGFMKESRSHYYHYSTSGPACSDHLLKVWMTPLVDEAISMGEAMFPAFMDNLGWSRNEIKACVSHQASTSQIQRMAGYMDVDPALFVETISTMGNLISGNATVGLHILAERQQLKPGDKVVLVGGGSGIVGSHMGLIWE; encoded by the coding sequence ATGAGCATCCATCCAAAATATACCTGCTCACCCGGTCACGCGCGTCTTATTAGTACCGGGGTTTATCTCCCGGAAGGCCGGGTAAGTTCCCGGGAGCTGATGGAACAACTCGATTCACCGCAGCGCTTCGGCCTGAATCGCAACTGGCTGGCGCGGCTGACCGGCGTGCGGGAGCGCTGCGTCGCCGCTGATCATCTGCAACCCTCCGATTTGGCCGTGCGTGCCGTGCGTGATGCGCTGGCGCGTGCCGAAATCAAATTAGACGATATTGACGCGTTGATTTTTGCCGGTGTATTCCGCGATTTTCACGAACCGGCAACTGCGCATATTGTGGCACATAAGCTCGGCGCAAATATTCCCACCGCGTTTGATGTCAGTAATGCCTGCCACAGTTTTGAAGACGCGCTGCATATTATGGATGGGCTCATTGCGGCGGGCCAGGTTAAATATGGCTTAATTGTCACCGGCGAAACCAGCTATCGCATGCGCCATGAAGCGATAAACAGGTTGCAACAAACCACCGACCGCGAACTTTTTATGGAGCTTTGTGCAGGGTTAAATGTCGGTGATTGCGGCGCGGCAATGATCGTCGGGGCGAAAAAAGATCCGCATGTCGGCTTTATGGGATTTATGAAAGAATCCCGCTCGCACTATTATCACTACAGCACCAGCGGCCCGGCCTGTTCCGATCATTTATTAAAGGTGTGGATGACGCCGCTGGTGGACGAAGCCATCAGCATGGGCGAAGCGATGTTTCCGGCGTTTATGGATAATCTCGGCTGGAGCCGCAACGAAATTAAAGCCTGCGTTTCACACCAGGCCTCAACCTCGCAAATCCAGAGAATGGCCGGTTATATGGATGTGGACCCGGCCCTGTTTGTGGAAACCATCAGCACCATGGGCAACCTGATCAGCGGCAATGCGACCGTTGGGCTGCACATACTGGCAGAGCGCCAGCAGCTTAAACCGGGTGACAAAGTGGTTCTCGTCGGTGGCGGCAGCGGAATTGTTGGCAGCCATATGGGGCTAATCTGGGAATAA
- a CDS encoding zinc-dependent alcohol dehydrogenase family protein encodes MNNTALRYRAFGDPSTTLCAETTPLLPCAPGMLRVKMLLAPVNASDLIPISGAYSHRITLPAIAGYEGVGVVCETTPETAHLQGKRVLPLRGQGTWQQYVDCPAELAVPVPDDIDDALAARAYINPLAAQMMLTHYPPQGQHVIVTAAGSECAGYLAQWARQRGAKSVSGIYRSAVHASRLAASGVIPLPETDSAAIRQAAAKAGVVYDATGGELAEQLLQALLTHAQFISYGLLSGQPFGIQRRLPVVHWFHIRNHLDSLSASAWQQTFSDIWARLRKNPPADVTLFPFADWQQAIAFYHQPGRITKPLLSMR; translated from the coding sequence ATGAATAATACAGCATTACGCTACCGCGCGTTTGGAGACCCTTCAACCACACTGTGCGCCGAAACCACCCCGCTGCTGCCCTGCGCGCCGGGCATGCTTCGCGTCAAAATGTTACTGGCACCGGTCAATGCCTCGGATCTGATCCCGATTTCCGGTGCCTACAGCCACCGCATTACCCTGCCTGCGATTGCCGGGTATGAAGGCGTTGGCGTGGTGTGCGAAACCACGCCAGAAACCGCGCATTTACAGGGAAAACGCGTGCTGCCATTGCGCGGCCAGGGCACCTGGCAACAGTATGTTGACTGCCCGGCGGAGCTGGCCGTGCCGGTTCCCGATGATATCGACGATGCCCTTGCCGCCCGCGCCTATATTAATCCGCTGGCCGCGCAGATGATGCTGACGCACTATCCGCCGCAAGGCCAGCATGTGATAGTGACCGCCGCCGGTTCCGAATGCGCAGGCTACCTCGCGCAGTGGGCCAGACAGCGCGGTGCGAAAAGTGTTTCCGGGATCTATCGCTCCGCTGTGCATGCCAGCAGGCTGGCCGCAAGCGGAGTGATCCCTCTTCCTGAAACGGACAGCGCCGCCATTCGCCAGGCGGCGGCGAAAGCGGGCGTGGTGTATGACGCCACCGGCGGCGAGCTGGCCGAGCAGTTATTGCAGGCGTTGCTGACCCACGCGCAGTTTATCAGCTATGGCCTGCTCTCCGGGCAGCCATTCGGCATCCAGCGCCGCCTGCCAGTGGTGCACTGGTTCCACATCCGCAACCATCTCGACTCGCTTTCCGCCAGCGCCTGGCAGCAGACGTTTAGCGATATCTGGGCGCGGCTGCGCAAAAACCCGCCCGCAGACGTCACGCTGTTCCCGTTTGCCGACTGGCAGCAAGCTATCGCGTTTTACCACCAGCCGGGCCGGATAACAAAACCGCTGTTGTCGATGCGCTGA
- a CDS encoding metallophosphoesterase, translating to MLIAQLTDIHAAPDNDNLARLHNAIDWLLALQPDLLVVSGDLTDDGWHEGYLAIAAELQRLHCRTHIIPGNADDKAVMCASLPAFARHRATDAMHFCQQLDGVAVIGLDVTVAGESRGDIRPHLPWLKSALAASPQPALLFLHQHLFPSGIAPLDSAMCDGAEELRQLLNTLPFPPLALCSGHVHRPMSATFAGIPAYICGSICPANPLMLDAQHLPPVSDPPALMIHQIRERRLVSHFVSV from the coding sequence ATGCTGATTGCTCAGCTCACTGATATTCACGCCGCGCCTGATAACGACAATCTCGCACGGCTGCATAACGCCATTGACTGGCTGCTGGCCCTGCAACCTGATTTGCTGGTGGTCAGCGGGGATTTAACCGACGATGGCTGGCACGAAGGCTATCTGGCGATTGCCGCAGAGCTACAACGGTTGCACTGCCGCACACACATTATCCCCGGCAATGCCGACGATAAAGCGGTGATGTGCGCCAGCCTGCCCGCCTTTGCCCGTCATCGCGCCACTGACGCCATGCACTTTTGCCAGCAGCTTGACGGTGTGGCGGTCATTGGCCTGGATGTGACCGTCGCGGGCGAAAGCCGGGGCGATATCCGCCCGCATCTGCCGTGGCTGAAAAGCGCACTCGCCGCCAGCCCGCAACCGGCACTGCTGTTTTTGCATCAGCACCTGTTCCCCAGCGGCATCGCGCCGCTCGATAGCGCGATGTGTGATGGCGCAGAGGAACTGCGCCAGTTGCTTAACACCCTGCCATTTCCGCCGCTGGCGCTGTGCAGCGGGCACGTTCACCGGCCGATGAGCGCGACCTTTGCCGGAATTCCGGCTTATATTTGCGGCTCCATCTGCCCGGCGAACCCACTGATGCTGGATGCGCAGCACCTGCCACCAGTGAGCGATCCGCCAGCGCTGATGATCCATCAGATCCGCGAGCGCCGGCTGGTAAGCCATTTTGTTAGCGTTTAG
- a CDS encoding LysR family transcriptional regulator, giving the protein MKNVSLSDLKAFLLVARLQSFQQAAGELGVSRSALSHAMRALETRLGVRLLHRTTRSVSLTQQGAAFLQRLDPLLNALDDVLDSTRFQPQELHGTLRINANEGGARWLLQHVVVDFLRAHPQVELDLVTDGRLVDIVAAGFDAGVRLAEAVPRDMIAVPFGGDIRFITIAAPAYLEQAGTPQTPEDLLQHRCIAQRLPGGKRYRWEFMRDGKPLTLNVPGTLCLDNSALMVEAVVLGLGIAYVPEPYARQALNDGLAVQVLETWCPPIAGLCLYYASHRHVPATLRAFIAAIRAVA; this is encoded by the coding sequence ATGAAAAATGTCAGCCTTAGCGATTTGAAAGCGTTTCTCCTTGTGGCCCGTTTGCAGAGTTTTCAGCAGGCCGCGGGTGAGCTGGGTGTTTCCCGCTCGGCGCTCAGCCACGCCATGCGCGCGCTGGAAACCCGGCTGGGCGTCCGCTTGTTGCACCGGACGACCCGCAGCGTGTCACTGACTCAGCAAGGCGCGGCTTTTCTGCAACGGCTCGATCCGCTGCTGAATGCGCTGGACGATGTGCTCGACAGCACCCGTTTTCAGCCGCAGGAGCTGCACGGTACGCTGCGCATCAACGCCAATGAAGGCGGCGCCCGCTGGCTGTTACAGCATGTGGTGGTGGACTTTTTACGCGCCCATCCACAGGTGGAGCTGGATCTGGTTACCGATGGCCGTCTGGTGGATATCGTGGCTGCCGGTTTTGACGCCGGAGTCCGGCTGGCGGAAGCGGTGCCGCGCGACATGATTGCCGTACCGTTTGGCGGTGACATCCGCTTTATCACTATCGCTGCGCCCGCTTACCTTGAACAGGCAGGAACGCCGCAAACGCCGGAGGATTTATTGCAGCACCGCTGCATCGCGCAGCGTCTGCCGGGCGGCAAACGCTATCGCTGGGAGTTTATGCGCGACGGTAAGCCGTTAACGCTGAATGTGCCCGGCACGCTGTGTCTGGATAACAGTGCGCTGATGGTGGAAGCGGTCGTGCTGGGGCTGGGCATCGCCTATGTGCCGGAACCGTATGCCCGCCAGGCGCTCAACGACGGGCTGGCGGTGCAGGTTCTTGAAACGTGGTGCCCGCCGATTGCGGGGTTGTGCCTTTACTACGCCAGCCACCGGCACGTTCCGGCGACGCTCAGGGCGTTTATTGCCGCAATCCGTGCCGTGGCGTAA
- a CDS encoding MFS transporter → MANEINPAATPPKATRKEVIAVVLGAAVEFFDFSAYATFAVMIGHVFFPSDNPFTSLLLSVSVFGIGFIVRPLGAIFIGSYADRVGRKPAMLLTMVFMTIGTGGLVFLPGYETIGMAAPVLLVLVRMLQGLAWGGEAGPATTFIMEAAPAGKRAFYTSWQIVAQGLAGISAGVIGYMLTVLLSPHDLAAWGWRVPFAFGLLILPIAIYLRRNLRETYQSDNSEASHSTGSLLGEVVKNYRGLVLTGIFILSGSTITQYFLNYMTTYALNELAFTPGSAMASTILIGVCVVVFSLVGGWMADRVGRKMTIIAPRLILLLLLLPGLEIINTWRSEMVFYSVITVFAALQCISGSGVLVVLCENFPKYVRSTGFSIAFAFGITLFGGTAQIVFSWLIKVTGNPVSPGYYLIAANILCLAATVLLKERKAPQPVLARRRTTVQ, encoded by the coding sequence ATGGCAAACGAAATAAACCCCGCAGCCACGCCGCCAAAAGCGACGCGTAAAGAAGTGATCGCCGTTGTCCTGGGTGCCGCCGTCGAGTTTTTTGATTTCAGCGCTTACGCCACCTTTGCAGTGATGATCGGCCATGTTTTCTTTCCCTCGGATAATCCATTTACCAGTTTGTTATTGTCCGTTTCGGTATTTGGCATCGGCTTTATTGTCCGACCGCTGGGCGCCATTTTTATTGGCAGCTACGCCGACCGCGTTGGGCGCAAACCGGCAATGTTATTAACCATGGTATTTATGACCATCGGCACCGGTGGCCTGGTCTTCCTGCCGGGATATGAAACCATTGGCATGGCTGCGCCGGTTTTACTGGTACTGGTGCGTATGTTGCAGGGGCTGGCCTGGGGCGGCGAAGCTGGCCCGGCAACCACGTTTATTATGGAAGCCGCGCCCGCGGGCAAACGTGCCTTCTACACCAGTTGGCAGATTGTCGCCCAGGGTCTGGCAGGCATCAGCGCGGGCGTGATTGGCTATATGCTCACGGTATTGCTGTCACCGCACGATCTCGCCGCCTGGGGCTGGCGCGTGCCGTTCGCTTTCGGACTGTTGATCCTGCCTATCGCCATCTATCTGCGCCGCAATCTGCGCGAGACTTATCAGTCTGACAACAGCGAGGCCAGCCACTCCACCGGCAGCCTGCTCGGTGAAGTGGTGAAGAACTATCGCGGGCTGGTGCTGACCGGAATTTTTATCCTCTCCGGTAGCACCATCACGCAATATTTTCTCAACTATATGACCACTTACGCGCTCAACGAACTGGCGTTTACGCCGGGCAGCGCCATGGCGTCCACGATTCTGATTGGCGTCTGCGTGGTGGTCTTTTCGCTGGTCGGCGGCTGGATGGCGGATCGCGTTGGCAGAAAGATGACCATCATCGCCCCACGTCTGATCCTGCTGCTGTTGTTACTGCCGGGGCTTGAGATCATCAACACCTGGCGCAGCGAAATGGTGTTCTACAGCGTGATCACCGTCTTTGCTGCCCTGCAATGCATCAGCGGTTCCGGCGTGCTCGTCGTGCTGTGCGAAAACTTCCCGAAATATGTGCGATCCACCGGCTTTTCTATCGCCTTTGCCTTTGGCATTACGCTGTTTGGCGGCACTGCGCAGATTGTCTTTTCATGGCTGATCAAAGTGACCGGCAACCCGGTTTCTCCCGGTTACTACCTGATTGCCGCCAATATTCTCTGTCTGGCCGCCACCGTGTTGCTGAAAGAGCGTAAAGCTCCGCAGCCTGTGCTGGCACGCCGTCGCACCACCGTTCAGTAA
- a CDS encoding SDR family oxidoreductase — MLTWLITGASSGLGLSMTQKLLARGDRVAACVRRADALSDLQAQYGGQLHLCRFDMTDTAALRVEIDRAFSTLGRIDRVVSNAGYGLFGAAEEVSDAQIERQIATNLTGSIQLVRAVLPWLRAQGGGRIVQVSSEGGQVAYPNFSLYHASKWGIEGFLESLAQEVKPFAIDVVIAEPGPTQTGFGGGLDHARPLEIYDATPAGDVRRGIANGDFAITGDADRTVEAIIAVADRQNPPLRVPLGSIAYDHLVATLGARLREIEGQRELAYSADRI; from the coding sequence ATGTTGACATGGCTGATTACCGGCGCGTCTTCCGGGCTGGGTTTATCAATGACGCAAAAATTACTGGCGCGCGGCGACCGCGTTGCGGCCTGCGTTCGTCGTGCTGATGCGCTGAGCGATCTTCAGGCGCAGTATGGCGGGCAGTTGCATCTTTGCCGTTTTGACATGACAGATACCGCGGCGCTGCGCGTGGAAATCGACCGCGCCTTCAGCACGCTCGGCCGAATTGACCGGGTGGTGAGCAATGCTGGTTACGGGCTGTTTGGCGCGGCGGAAGAGGTCAGCGATGCGCAGATCGAACGGCAAATCGCCACCAATCTGACCGGCTCAATTCAACTGGTGCGCGCGGTGCTGCCGTGGCTGCGGGCGCAGGGCGGCGGGCGCATTGTGCAGGTTTCATCAGAAGGCGGGCAGGTGGCCTATCCCAATTTCAGCCTCTATCACGCCAGTAAATGGGGCATTGAAGGTTTTCTTGAGTCGCTGGCGCAGGAAGTCAAACCTTTTGCGATTGATGTGGTGATTGCCGAACCCGGCCCGACACAGACCGGTTTTGGCGGCGGCCTCGATCATGCCCGGCCACTGGAAATTTATGATGCCACGCCCGCTGGCGATGTGCGGCGCGGCATTGCCAACGGTGATTTCGCCATTACCGGCGATGCGGATCGTACAGTAGAGGCAATTATCGCCGTCGCCGACCGGCAAAACCCGCCGCTGCGGGTGCCGCTCGGCAGTATTGCTTACGATCATTTAGTGGCGACGCTGGGCGCGCGGCTGCGTGAAATCGAAGGTCAGCGTGAGTTGGCCTACTCCGCAGACCGCATATAA